Within Amycolatopsis sp. cg5, the genomic segment TTGGCACGGCCTGCGCGCGTTCTACCGCTTCGTCGCGGACTACCGCGAGTCGTGGACCGTGCTGCACCGGCAGGCGCTGACCGTCGGCGGCGCGTTCGCGGCCGAGGTCGTGGACATGCGCACGCGCGCGATCGAGCTGGTCGCGGCGCTCGTCGTGTCCGCCGGCACGCAGAAGGGACTCGGGCAGCAGGCCGAGTTCTCCGGCGAAGGCCTCTCGGCCGCGCTGGTCGGCGGGGCCGAGTCGCTCGCCGATTGGGCGCTCGACCACCCCGAGGTGTCCGACGGTGTACTCGCGTCCTGGCTGATGAACCTGGTCTGGCTCGGGTTCAACGACCTGGTCGAGGGTCAGGTCTGGAAGCCGTCAGCAGAGTCTTAACAGTGACGCGAAGCGTCTCCGTTGAGGGTGGTGGTGGGCGACGGGCGGGTGATTGAGCCTTCGAGGTACGGCTTCGGCTTGCGGGCGTTCCACAGCTCGAACGCCCAGCCCTCGTCGGTGTGCCACGAGGTGAAGGCCGCCTTCGCGGGCAGCAGCACCGGCTGCTTGAAGCGCACGTCGACGGTGAACGCCTCCGGCAGCCTGCCTTCGAAAGCCGCGAGACTGTGCGCCTTGGTCCACATGCCGTGCGCGATGGCCGACGGGAAGCCGAAGAGCTTTGCGGTGACCGCGTGCAGGTGGATCGGGTTGCGGTCGCCGGAAACCTCGGCGTAGCGCCTGCCGATGTCGCCGGACACCGGCCAAATCGCGTTCGGCGACGGCGCCGCGAGCTGCTCACGCGGGCCCGAACCCGAGCCGCCACCACGCCGCAGATACGTGCTCACGTCCGTCCACACAGGACTGTCGTGCACCGTGAGCTCGCTGATCACGTCGAACTGGCGGCCTTTTTCGTGCGGGCGCAGGTTCTCCGCGCGCACGCGCAGGGTGAACGTCTCGTCGATGCGCACCGGACGGTGCTGGGTGATCCGGTTCGCCACGTGCACCATGCCGAGCAGCCCGAACGGGAAGTCCCGCTCGGTCATCAGCGCCATCTGCAACGGAAACGCGAGGATGTGCGGGTAAGTCGCCGGTAACTCGTCGGTCAGCCGGAAACCGCAGACCTGGTTGTACGCGGCGAGGTGCGCCGGATCGACGACCACACCGGTGCGCACGAACTCCGTGCCGGGCAGTCGATCACCCTCGGCTCCGAACACGCTGCCCAGCAATGCCTTCGGGTACAGCGACGAAAGCGACGGGCTGCTGTCGAGTTCCTTGACGCTCATCACGCCCCCAGCAGTGCCTGGCCGCAGACGCGGACCACATTGCCGTTGACCGCGGCAGACGCCGGATTCGCGTACCAGGCAATGGTTTCGGCCACATCGACCGGCAGGCCGCCCTGACCGAGACTCGCCAGTCGCCGCCCGGCCTCGCGGATGAACAGCGGCACGGCCGCGGTCATCTTGGTCTCGATGAAGCCAGGCGCGACGGCGTTGATCGTGCCGCCGTGCGAGGCGAGTTCGTCAGCGCCGACGTTGACCATGCCGATCACGCCCGCCTTGCTGGTGGCGTAGTTCGTCTGGCCGACGTTGCCCGCGATGCCCGCGATCGACGAGACGCCGATGATCCGGCCGTTGTCCTTGAGCACCTTGCCCGCGATGAGCTTGTCGTTGACCGCGAGCTGCGAGGCCAGGTTGACCGCGATGACCGAGTCCCAGCCGCCCTCGTTCATGTTGCCGAGCGTCTTGTCCCTGGTGATGCCGGCGTTGTGCACGACGATGTCGACGCCGTCGTGCCGCGCGGTCAGGTACTCGGCGAGCTTCTCCGGTGCGTCGGCCGCGGTGATGTCGAGCTGCAGCGAGGAGCCGCCGACCTTGTTGGCCACCTTCGACAGGTCCGCGCCCTGCGCGGGGATGTCCAGCGCGACGACGTGCGCGCCGTCGCGGGCGAGCACTTCGGCGATGGCCGCGCCGATGCCCCGGGACGCGCCCGTGACCAGCGCGACCTTGCCGTCCAACGGCTTCTCCCAGTTCGCGGGAGCCGTCGCGGTCTTGGTGTGCGTGCCGACGCGGATGACCTGGGCGTCCACGAACGCGGACTTGGCGGAAAGCAGGAAGCGCAGCGTCGACTCAGCGGCTTCTTCGGCGCCCTCGGCAATGTAAACGAGCTGAGCGGTCGCGCCGCGCTTGAGTTCCTTGCCGACCGAGCGCACGAAACCTTCGAGCGCGCGCTGAGCGATGCGCTCGCGGCCTTCGGCCAGCTCAGGCGGCGTGCCGAGGACGACGACGCGGCCCGACGCGCCGACGCTGCGGATCACCGGGTGGAAGAACTTGTAGACCTCGCGCAGTTGGCTCGGATCGGTCACGCCGGTCGCGTCGAAGACGAGCGCGGCGTGCTTTCCCTCTACCGGGCTACTGACGACCTCTATACCGGCGTCGGCGAGCTGGTCCTTAAGAGTCTTCTCAAGGCGTCCGCCGGGCGCGGCGCCGAGAAGTGCGGGACCCTCTAGAGCGGGTTGGCCGGGCTTGTAGCGACGCAAGGTCGCTGGGTTCGGGAGGCCGAGCTTGGGCACCACGAAGCGCCCCACCGGGGTTTTCGTGAACTGCTGATACCTGTCAGCCATCAGTTGCCTCCCGTGCCGCGTGCGTCACTTCGCAGTCTAACCTACTCGGGAGTAGGTTACAGTGTGATCCAGGACGACCAGAGAGGTGAACCCATGGCCACGAGGAAAGCGTCACCGGTACGCAAGGTCGCGATCATCGGTGGCAACCGGATCCCCTTCGCGCGCTCGAACGGCCCGTACGCGAAGGCGTCGAACCAGGACATGTTCACCGCCGCGCTCGACGGGCTGGTCAGCCGGTTCTCACTGCAGGACGAGGTGATCGGCGAGGTCGCGGCGGGCGCGGTTCTCAAGCACTCCAAGGACTTCAACCTCGCACGGGAGAGCGTGCTCGGCAGCCGCCTCAGCCCGGCGACGCCCGCGTCCGACGTGCAGATGGCGTGCGGCACCGGCTTGCAGGCGATCATCAACGTGGCCAACAAGATCGCGCTCGGGCAGATCGACTCGGCCATCGCGGGCGGCGTCGACACCACGAGCGACGCGCCGCTGGCCGTCAACGACGACCTGCGTCAGATCCTGGTCCGCCTCAACGCGGCCAAGACGCTCGGCGACCGGTTGAAGCTGGCCGCGAAGCTGCGGCCCGGCCACATCGTGCCGGAAATCCCGCGCAACTCCGAGCCGCGCACCGGTCTTTCGATGGGCGAGCACGCCGCGTTGACCGCGAAGGTTTGGGAAATCACTCGCGAGGCTCAGGACGCGCTGGCCGCGACAAGCCACCAGAGGCTTGCTGCCGCTTACGAGCGCGGGTTCTTCGACGACCTGGTTACGCCGTTTCTCAAGCTCTCGCGCGACCAGAACCTGCGCGCGGACTCGACGGCCGAGAAGCTTGCCAAGCTCAAGCCGGCTTTCGGTGGCCCGGAAGGCACCATGACCGCGGGCAACTCGACGCCGCTGTCCGATGGCGCGTCGGCCGTACTGCTCGGCACCGACGAATGGGCCAAGGCGCACAAGCTCCCGGTGCTGGCTTACCTGACGTTCTCGCAGACCGCGGCCGTCGACTACGTGCACGGTGACGAGGGGCTGCTGATGGCG encodes:
- a CDS encoding TetR/AcrR family transcriptional regulator — encoded protein: MSEEVQRPPERARRLPRAVRERQILDAAVQVFSRYGYHSASMDEISEVAGVSKPMIYTYLGSKEDLFGQCIRREATRLLEAVQAGVHPDLPPDMQLWHGLRAFYRFVADYRESWTVLHRQALTVGGAFAAEVVDMRTRAIELVAALVVSAGTQKGLGQQAEFSGEGLSAALVGGAESLADWALDHPEVSDGVLASWLMNLVWLGFNDLVEGQVWKPSAES
- a CDS encoding MaoC/PaaZ C-terminal domain-containing protein produces the protein MSVKELDSSPSLSSLYPKALLGSVFGAEGDRLPGTEFVRTGVVVDPAHLAAYNQVCGFRLTDELPATYPHILAFPLQMALMTERDFPFGLLGMVHVANRITQHRPVRIDETFTLRVRAENLRPHEKGRQFDVISELTVHDSPVWTDVSTYLRRGGGSGSGPREQLAAPSPNAIWPVSGDIGRRYAEVSGDRNPIHLHAVTAKLFGFPSAIAHGMWTKAHSLAAFEGRLPEAFTVDVRFKQPVLLPAKAAFTSWHTDEGWAFELWNARKPKPYLEGSITRPSPTTTLNGDASRHC
- a CDS encoding 3-oxoacyl-ACP reductase is translated as MADRYQQFTKTPVGRFVVPKLGLPNPATLRRYKPGQPALEGPALLGAAPGGRLEKTLKDQLADAGIEVVSSPVEGKHAALVFDATGVTDPSQLREVYKFFHPVIRSVGASGRVVVLGTPPELAEGRERIAQRALEGFVRSVGKELKRGATAQLVYIAEGAEEAAESTLRFLLSAKSAFVDAQVIRVGTHTKTATAPANWEKPLDGKVALVTGASRGIGAAIAEVLARDGAHVVALDIPAQGADLSKVANKVGGSSLQLDITAADAPEKLAEYLTARHDGVDIVVHNAGITRDKTLGNMNEGGWDSVIAVNLASQLAVNDKLIAGKVLKDNGRIIGVSSIAGIAGNVGQTNYATSKAGVIGMVNVGADELASHGGTINAVAPGFIETKMTAAVPLFIREAGRRLASLGQGGLPVDVAETIAWYANPASAAVNGNVVRVCGQALLGA
- a CDS encoding acetyl-CoA C-acetyltransferase, which produces MATRKASPVRKVAIIGGNRIPFARSNGPYAKASNQDMFTAALDGLVSRFSLQDEVIGEVAAGAVLKHSKDFNLARESVLGSRLSPATPASDVQMACGTGLQAIINVANKIALGQIDSAIAGGVDTTSDAPLAVNDDLRQILVRLNAAKTLGDRLKLAAKLRPGHIVPEIPRNSEPRTGLSMGEHAALTAKVWEITREAQDALAATSHQRLAAAYERGFFDDLVTPFLKLSRDQNLRADSTAEKLAKLKPAFGGPEGTMTAGNSTPLSDGASAVLLGTDEWAKAHKLPVLAYLTFSQTAAVDYVHGDEGLLMAPAYAVPRMLSRAGLSLQDFDFYEIHEAFASQVLATLKAWEDPAFAKEKLDLDAPLGSIDRAKLNVNGSSLAAGHPFAATGGRIVATLAKLLHEKGSGRGLISICAAGGQGVTAILER